The Cyanobacteria bacterium GSL.Bin1 nucleotide sequence CATTATTTTCGTCTTGAGCTAGATAAGTAAAGCCAAACCCTCCTTGACGAACTTCTTGAATAATTGTATAGCGATTTTTTAGCTTTTTATTAATCATAAATTTGTCACTCCGATACTTTTATCAAACCTCTTTGTTAATTTTTATAAAAGCCATAGAGTATAGGTTATGTTAATAGCCTTAGATGCTGATTGGATACTTAATCAAACCGCTCAATCGAAAGAATAAATAAAAAGTTATAAACCCTAATATTGTATCGTTTATCCCTTGTCCGAAAGTGATCTTGCGCATATTTTTATAAATGTTAATTTTTGATCTGCGCTACTTAAGTATGGTAACATCAAGGTCTACTTAAATAGATCCTAAATAGGTTGGGTTGTGAGGACAAAGATAAAAAATAGTTGGTATGTTTTCAGAAAAATTTTTATATTTTTTGTATCATAAGATACTTTTTATTTTGTTGTTAGGTTTTGGGTTATCTCTAGGAAATGGAAAAAGGGAGAGTCTAGCTGCAGAACTTTCTCAAACCCTCTTCTCCGTTAATAAAATTGAACAATTTGAAGATTTAGAAACTTTGGAGCAGCAGGAATTTGATCTTGAACCGAAGATTTTGTCTCAGCTACCCAATCCCATCACGCCTCGACCAGAAGAAGAAGACATTCCCGAACCCGAACCGCCACCAGAAACGCCGTTGGATGTTACTCCGCCACCGGGAGTTGAAACTGAACCATTTGATAACATTCCTGGGACGGTAACGGTCAGTCAATTTGAGTTTCAGGGGAATACCGCTTTTAGTGATGAAGAGTTACAAGCGGCGGTTGCTGAGTTTATCGGAAAGCCGATTACCTTTAGCCAACTGCTACAAGTAGAAGAAATTATTCGTAACAAGTACACCGCAGGCTGTCGAGAAACGGAGGAAGAACTGCCCTGTTACATCAACTCGGGAGCAGTCATTGAAGCCAATCAAACGATCGAGCCGGAAAATGCCACCATTACCGTCAATGTGCTGGAAGGGGAACTGGAAAGGATCGAAATTACAGGCACAAGAGGTTTAAATGAAAGCTATATTCGCAGCCGTTTGCAAAGGGGAATTTCTAAGCCTTTAGAAAGGAATCAACTGATAGAAAATCTGCAACTGTTACAGTTAGACCCCTTGATTGCTAGTATTTCGGCGGAATTGTCTGCTGGATCTCGTCCGAATAAAAGCTTTTTAGAGATTGAGGTGATCGAAGCCGATTCTTTCTTTGTGGAACTCATTACCGATAACGAACGTAATCCCTCAGTGGGAAGTTGGCGTCGGGGCTTCAGAATCAACGAAAACAATCTCTTGGGTTTTGGCGATCGCGTCTTTTTAGAATACATTAACACCGATGGGAGTAATGATCTCGATCTGGGTTATTCTGCCCCGCTTAACGCGAGTAACACCACGGTTAATCTTGCCGGAGGAATTACAGACACAACAGTGGTCGAAGAGCCTTTTGACCGCATCGATATTACCGGAGATTCTTTTAATGTTGACCTTGGGGTACGTCAGCCAATTTTGCGCACCCCCACTAAAGAATTGGCGTTGGGCATCAACGCGACCCTTCAGGAGAGCAACACTGCCATAGAGGGTAAAGATGTTCGTCTTTCTCCTGGTGCAGATGAAAATGGGCAAACGCGCATCTTCGCTTTGAGGTTTACGCAAGAATATACCAACCGCACTCTACAACAGGTGTTGGCGTTAAGGTCTCAATTTAATTTGGGTATCGATGTGTTTGATGCCACGAATAACGACGACCCCGAACCAGACAGTCAGTTTTTTGCTTGGCGCTTACAGGGACAGTATGTCAGGCGACTGGCGAGAGATACGTTAGTGGTTTTACGTTCGGATCTTCAGCTTGCCAACACGGCTTTAGTTCCGCTCGAACAGTTTAGCGTTGGGGGAGTACAGAGCGTTAGAGGGTTTCGTCAGGATGCTTTATTAACTGATAATGGCTTTTTGGCATCTGCGGAAGTGCGCTTACCGCTGCTGCGAGTAGAAGAAGTACAGGGGGTTTTACAAGTTGCGCCTTTTGTCGATCTCGGTGTGGGTTGGAATAATGACACCGAAAACAATCCCAATCCCGAACAACAGACTTTGGTGGGTTTGGGAGTGGGTTTGCAATGGCAAATGAATAATTTAACCGCTCGTATCGATTATGGTATTCCGCTAACAGAGGACATAAATGACGGTGACACGTTACAGGAGGAGGGGATCTATTTTTCCGTAACTGCTAGTCCGTTTTAACCAACCCTTATAATTGGCGCGCTCAATTCTCATTCTCCAAACCTCTCTTTACTACTCATTCCTACTTCATTTTGATTTAAATCATGTCACCCCCTACTGCTAAAACCTTAATCTTTTCCGCTTTACCTTTATTTCTCTTGCCTTTGCCTGCTCAGGCTCAAACGCCAGTCGAAGCAGATGGAACGACCTCAACCACTGTCACTACAACGACGACAGGTGTTCAAATTGATAACGGAAATCGTGCGGGCGGAAATTTATTTCATAGTTTCCAAAAGTTTTCTGTACCGACCAACACAGAGGCTTATTTTAATAATGCCAATGATGTGGCGAATATTTTTTCTCGGGTTACCGGAAGTGAGATTTCCAATATTGACGGTTTGATTCGCGCGAATGGGACGGCTAATTTATTTTTAATGAATCCCAATGGGATTATTTTTGGGGAAAATGCCAGTTTAGATATTGGCGGTTCCTTTTTTGCGACGACTGCAGACAGTATTTTGTTTGAGGACAATGTTGCCTTTAGTGCCAGCGACCCGACAACTCCTTTGTTAACTAGCAGTATTCCGATTGGAGCTAATTTTCGCGATAATCCTGGGGATATTGTTAATCAATCTGTAGCACCCAATCCCAATGGTGAAGTGAATATAACGGGTGGGGCAACCGGATTACAAGTATCTACAGGCAACAATTTAGCATTAGTTGGTGGCAATATCGCCTTAAATGATGGCAATCTAACTTCAAAAGGAGGACGAATTGTAATTGGTAGCATTACGGAAGCTGGTGAAGTGACTCTAAAGTCAATCGAGGATAATTGGCATTTAGATTATGGATTAATTAATTCTTTTGGTGAGATTCGTCTAGAAAATACAGCCGTAGTTGATGTTGCTGGTGCCAATCAAGGAAGCATCGATTTTCAGGGCGAAAATATAGTTTTAGAACAAAGCAGAATATCTGCGGGAATAGGAAATGAATTAAGCTCTGCTGAGAGCCAAGCTGGAGATATTACCCTCAATGCAACAGGATTAGTGAACATCACCAATGGCAGTGTTATTAGCAATCAGGTAAATACAGGCGCAAAAGGGAACGCCGGCAATATTGAAATATCAGCTCAGTTACTTTCTTTAACTAATGGCGCTCAACTTGTGAGTAATACCAGAGGATTAGGTAATGCTGGTGATATTAATATCAACGTAGAAGATGACGTCAATTTAGTAAATTCCATTGTTCTTTCTGAAGTTACTGAAAGGACGGGTCGAGGTAAAGCGGGTGATATCAGCATCAAAACAGGGTCCTTACTACTTCAAGATGGCTCTGCTTTACTGGCTGATACAGAAAATTTTGGAGATGCCGGAAATATTATTATTGAAGCTCGCAATGCTGTAACTCTTCAAGGAATAGGTCCTGGAGCTAATAACCCGAACACAATTGTTCCTAGCCAAATTACTGCCACAGTTGAGTCTGAAGCAATAGGAGAAGGAGGAAACATTAATCTTTCCACCGGATCGCTTGTGGTCACTGATGGAGGGTTTATTCGCACCAGCAGCTTCGGCAAGGGAGATGCAGGAAAATTAGATATTGATACAGGGCGTTTGCTTGTTTCTGAAGGAGCTTTTATTTCGACAGCAACTGGTCCTGATAGTTTAGGTCAAGGAGGTAATTTAACGGTCAATGCTACTGAATTGATTGAATTAACTGGTACTTCAGCTAACGAACAGTCTTCTAGTCGTTTGTCTTCTACGGCTTTAGGTACTGACAACGGAGGAGATTTGAAAATTGCTACTCCCCAATTGATTGTTGAAGATGGAGCTGCTGTAACAACCAATACATTTAGTCAAGGTCGAGCTGGCAATTTAACCATCAATGCCACAGATTTCATAAAGCTAAATGGTACTTCAGTCAATGGTCAGTTATTTACCCGCTTGACTAGTGAAACATTCGGTTCTGGAAATGCAGGAAAATTAGATATTGATACTGGGCGTTTACTCGTTTCTGAAGGAGCTTTTATTTCGACAGCAGCTCGTCTCAATAGTTCAGGTCAAGGAGGT carries:
- a CDS encoding BamA/TamA family outer membrane protein; this encodes MFSEKFLYFLYHKILFILLLGFGLSLGNGKRESLAAELSQTLFSVNKIEQFEDLETLEQQEFDLEPKILSQLPNPITPRPEEEDIPEPEPPPETPLDVTPPPGVETEPFDNIPGTVTVSQFEFQGNTAFSDEELQAAVAEFIGKPITFSQLLQVEEIIRNKYTAGCRETEEELPCYINSGAVIEANQTIEPENATITVNVLEGELERIEITGTRGLNESYIRSRLQRGISKPLERNQLIENLQLLQLDPLIASISAELSAGSRPNKSFLEIEVIEADSFFVELITDNERNPSVGSWRRGFRINENNLLGFGDRVFLEYINTDGSNDLDLGYSAPLNASNTTVNLAGGITDTTVVEEPFDRIDITGDSFNVDLGVRQPILRTPTKELALGINATLQESNTAIEGKDVRLSPGADENGQTRIFALRFTQEYTNRTLQQVLALRSQFNLGIDVFDATNNDDPEPDSQFFAWRLQGQYVRRLARDTLVVLRSDLQLANTALVPLEQFSVGGVQSVRGFRQDALLTDNGFLASAEVRLPLLRVEEVQGVLQVAPFVDLGVGWNNDTENNPNPEQQTLVGLGVGLQWQMNNLTARIDYGIPLTEDINDGDTLQEEGIYFSVTASPF